ACCGGCAAGAGCCAACCTATCCTCACCAGTGTGCTCCCTAGCCCACTCGGCAAGCCGGAGCATAGCCTCCTCAGTAACAGCCTGAACGGCCCAAGCTAAATCAACGGCATCCCTATTCAAATCGCCACGGGGATTCCAGGGAACACGGCCAGGAAAGAGGGAGTTAGCAATGACTCGATAAGGCCTCATGTAGGTTGCATCATCACCCTTAACAACCCTTGGTCTAGAACCATCAACACTTATGTAATACGGGTAATCCTTATCATCAAACCTGAAGTAAGACCTCAACTTCTCATAATACCTGCTTTTTTGGCCATAGGGTGCAAGACCCATGACCTTACCAGGGCCCTCTAAGCGATCATAACCAATCGTCCGGAAACCTCCTCATAGAGGAGCCCGAGTGACCCATAATAGGTCGGTATTGAGACCACCTTCTCAAACTCACCATTCCTAACCCTCCAAATAACCGTAGACTCAAGCTCACCGTAACCATCGACAGTAACAACAGCAGCGTTGTTAAAGCCGCTGAAGTAGTAGGCAGAGGCGGCATGAGCAAGATGATGCTCAACTGGGATTATCCTAACTTTACTCGGCAACTCCTCACCAAGATCATAAATAACCTTCTTAACAAGTCTCTCGGCCCAAACAAGAATAGCACCCCTATCCAAAGGCCAAGTGAGATAACGAAAACCGACGCTGATCAAAGCATGAGCCTTGTCAAGTATTGAAAGCTGTCCATAAATACCGCTTAAGTAATGAAAAGATAACGCATTCATTAAAACGCTTCTTAAAAACTTCATATACAGTTTATTAGGTAATATACCTGGGTGGAAGTTCACGGCATATGCATCTATTTCCTTCGGCTTTATCCCATACTTGTTCTTTAGGAATTTAAAGGCTTGCTTTAATGCGTTTATTGGTGGTTCACCCGGCGAGTGCTTATGCCTAGTCCACCTCTCCTCCTCACTCGCGAAGACCAACTCACCATCAACAATAACAGCAACCGAGTTATCATGCTCCAAAGGCCAATTAAACCCAACAACAATAGTCACAGAAAAGGCGTAGCATTTTTATCTTTAAAACATTATCTCAGTGGTAATAAATCACTATGAATTAATTCCACTATTGTAAATCTAATCATTTATCATTGATTCATACCCTCCAGTTAAGGGATACGGTCAAGCAACTCCGTGGATAGTAACATCAATCTACTATCAACCTTAAGAACGGTCCAATTAAAGAATTCCTCAACCTCGGCATACTCATGGAAGAACTCAATAACGGCCACACTACACATAGGCCGCACCAAGTAATTAGGTCTAGTCTTTAAAGCATGTCAATGTTCCATGCCTACTAAGTCCAGTCCTTATGGCTATGTCGTTGTGTGTCCATGTTCGGCATTTGTACCCCATTGGCTCTATTTTGCTGATTAGATCATTGGCTGTGTAGTTCCTCAGGTAACCCGCGTACTCGACCTTAATGATGTCGAATAGCCTAAGCACGTCAGTCTCGTTACTGACCACATCCCACTCACAGCCCTTACAATCCAACTTGAGAACCTTGACCCTGAAGCTGCTCAAATCAATACTAAGCCTTGAAACCTCATTAATCAGCGTCCCAAGCCTCATAGACCTAACCCTAGCCTTAAACCTTTTCACCTCATATATGGATGCTGCACCATCAAACTCGCCATCATAGGATATATTCACATAATCATCCCTATCTGCAATGGCGGCATTGATGGGTAATATCCTCGGCCTAAGCCCTGGGTTAAGCTCAATATTCCTAATCATCTCCTCGTAATTAATGGGCACTGGCTCAACGGCAATGACGAAGGCGCCTCTCCTAGCGTAGTAGAGGGCCGTATCGCCAATATACGCGCCAACATCAACAACGAGCCAATTACTGAGGTCAAAACCAAGAAAATGAACATCATAGAGCCAAGTCTCGGCAATGGTGAATGGGTCGATGTACTTTAGCTTAACACCGTCAGGCATTATGAATAATAAATCGCCATCACCATTAATGAAAACCTAACAACACCATAAAGATAAGCCCCACCCACATAATCAACACGCCCTATCAAACCATTACGATAAGCATTGACGAGCCATGAATATGCCGATGGGCTGAGCCTAGCCCCAACCCCGCACCTAAATGTGACATCCACATCGCCCTTAGCCAAGCCATGCCTAATGAGCATGTACCTAACGCCGGCCCAAAACCAGTTCTTAAAAAGACCACGACTCCTCAGGAAAAGCACTAAACCTACCGAGCAATGCCATTAAGGCAGTGAATCGCTCACTATTTTAAGCCTTACAATCATTAAATGACTGCAATAATGCATTTAAGGACACATTAATCGGGATCTTAATGGTTAAGGCA
This is a stretch of genomic DNA from Vulcanisaeta moutnovskia 768-28. It encodes these proteins:
- a CDS encoding carbamoyltransferase N-terminal domain-containing protein, whose protein sequence is MTIVVGFNWPLEHDNSVAVIVDGELVFASEEERWTRHKHSPGEPPINALKQAFKFLKNKYGIKPKEIDAYAVNFHPGILPNKLYMKFLRSVLMNALSFHYLSGIYGQLSILDKAHALISVGFRYLTWPLDRGAILVWAERLVKKVIYDLGEELPSKVRIIPVEHHLAHAASAYYFSGFNNAAVVTVDGYGELESTVIWRVRNGEFEKVVSIPTYYGSLGLLYEEVSGRLVMIA
- a CDS encoding FkbM family methyltransferase; translated protein: MPDGVKLKYIDPFTIAETWLYDVHFLGFDLSNWLVVDVGAYIGDTALYYARRGAFVIAVEPVPINYEEMIRNIELNPGLRPRILPINAAIADRDDYVNISYDGEFDGAASIYEVKRFKARVRSMRLGTLINEVSRLSIDLSSFRVKVLKLDCKGCEWDVVSNETDVLRLFDIIKVEYAGYLRNYTANDLISKIEPMGYKCRTWTHNDIAIRTGLSRHGTLTCFKD